From a region of the Homalodisca vitripennis isolate AUS2020 unplaced genomic scaffold, UT_GWSS_2.1 ScUCBcl_4106;HRSCAF=10062, whole genome shotgun sequence genome:
- the LOC124372852 gene encoding galactosylgalactosylxylosylprotein 3-beta-glucuronosyltransferase I-like isoform X2, protein MKRTLELYEYQLRESKEHMAETMKMLGRRDCVVWDAELPVIYAITPTFARPVQKAELTRLSHTLMLVQNLHWIVVEDSDHKTALVTNLLTDSRLNFTHLNEPTPAEWKHKPKEPNWVKPRGVLQRNRALAWLRDNLNPDTDRGVVYFVDDDNSYSLQIFSEMRFTKEVSVWPVGLVGGLLVEKPVVNETTGRVVGWNSQWRPERPFPIDMAGFAINLQHLLRHPQVKFQLQVKGGWQESELLTHLTTKERLEPLADGCTKVYVWHTRTEAPKLNMEDKLIAKGKPSNKGIEV, encoded by the exons ATGAAGAGGACATTAGAGCTGTATGAATACCAG TTAAGAGAGTCAAAGGAGCACATGGCCGAGACGATGAAGATGCTTGGTCGTAGGGACTGTGTGGTTTGGGATGCGGAGCTACCAGTCATCTACGCTATCACACCAACTTTTGCGAGGCCTGTCCAGAAAGCAGAGCTTACCAG GCTGTCACACACTCTGATGTTAGTCCAGAATCTACACTGGATTGTGGTTGAGGACTCTGACCACAAGACTGCTTTAGTTACTAACCTGTTGACTGACTCCCGACTTAACTTTACTCATCTTAATGAACCAACACCAGCAGAGTGGAAACACAAACCCAAG GAGCCGAACTGGGTAAAGCCACGTGGAGTGCTACAGCGAAACCGTGCCCTTGCCTGGCTCAGGGACAACCTCAATCCTGACACTGACAGAGGAGTTGTTTACTTTGTGGACGATGACAATTCCTACAGCCTGCAGATATTCAGTGAG ATGAGGTTCACGAAGGAAGTGAGTGTGTGGCCAGTCGGACTGGTTGGAGGGCTGCTGGTGGAGAAACCAGTTGTCAATGAAACAACAGGCCGAGTGGTGGGTTGGAACAGCCAGTGGAGACCTGAGCGGCCATTCCCCATTGACATGGCAGGGTTCGCTATCAACCTGCAACACCTCCTCAGACACCCACAG GTTAAGTTCCAGCTACAAGTGAAAGGGGGTTGGCAGGAGAGTGAGCTGTTGACACACTTAACTACCAAGGAGCGGCTGGAACCGTTAGCTGACGGCTGCACCAAG GTGTATGTGTGGCATACAAGAACTGAAGCTCCGAAACTAAATATGGAAGACAAACTGATTGCAAAAGGAAAGCCTTCTAATAAAGGAATAGAAGTCTAG